A genomic window from Silene latifolia isolate original U9 population chromosome 11, ASM4854445v1, whole genome shotgun sequence includes:
- the LOC141611242 gene encoding protein JINGUBANG-like — protein MAPAMNNSNSNGNNNCIRKVKFGQLLQEELVEEIKDSNRFSNASEISTTTSSSVSPRLSSFCNVDDTYDSASITASPYYFNNNNMATMSPWSQASSSPYTKSPWIKLSSYPPPTLNINNNNNITSPTNVYLSRGKDALIGSLLREEGHVYSLAAKEGMLYTGSESKNIRVWNNFNDAGGFKSGSGLVKAIIISKDDRVFTGHQDGKIRIWNAKGKRIGTLPKLGDYLRSSINPNKYVQVRRHHKVPKVKHFDAVSCMSLNEEAGLLYSGSWDKSIKVWRISDGKCMESIEAHDDAINSIVVGFNGLVFSGSADGTVKVWRRELDGRNMRHVHVTTLLTQENAVTALAVAETGEDYESGYGFALYAGSSDGLVNFWEREKEELCYGGVLRGHKMAVLCLATAGNLVMSGSADKTICVWKREEDGAGVHSCLSVLTGHSGPVKCLAVELDFDADEDGTGTEAEAEAEQWVVYSGSLDKSVKIWRVSNHAPDDALSY, from the coding sequence ATGGCACCAGCCATGAATAATAGTAATAGCAACGGTAACAACAATTGTATCCGAAAAGTGAAATTCGGACAATTGTTGCAAGAAGAATTGGTGGAAGAAATCAAAGATAGTAACCGATTCAGCAACGCCTCGGAAATTTCTACTACAACGAGTAGTAGCGTTAGTCCGAGATTAAGTAGTTTTTGTAACGTGGATGATACTTATGATTCCGCTAGTATTACAGCCTCGCCATATtatttcaataataataatatggcgACGATGTCGCCATGGAGTCAAGCGTCAAGTTCACCTTACACAAAATCACCTTGGATTAAACTATCGTCTTACCCGCCACCTACActtaatattaataacaataataatattacgAGTCCGACTAACGTGTACCTATCCCGAGGCAAGGACGCGTTGATAGGTTCCTTGCTTCGGGAGGAGGGACACGTGTATTCTCTTGCTGCTAAAGAGGGAATGCTTTATACCGGGTCCGAAAGTAAGAATATCCGGGTTTGGAACAATTTTAACGACGCGGGCGGGTTTAAGTCCGGAAGCGGGTTGGTTAAGGCGATTATTATTTCGAAAGATGACCGGGTTTTTACCGGTCATCAGGATGGGAAGATACGGATATGGAATGCTAAGGGGAAACGAATTGGTACGCTTCCGAAACTTGGAGATTATTTACGAAGCTCCATCAACCCGAATAAGTACGTGCAAGTAAGGAGGCATCATAAGGTGCCGAAAGTCAAGCATTTCGACGCGGTTTCGTGTATGAGCTTGAACGAGGAGGCCGGTTTGCTATATTCGGGTTCATGGGATAAAAGTATTAAAGTTTGGAGGATTAGTGACGGTAAATGTATGGAGAGCATTGAAGCACATGACGATGCGATAAACTCAATTGTGGTCGGGTTTAACGGGTTGGTTTTTTCGGGTTCAGCGGACGGGACGGTGAAAGTATGGAGAAGAGAATTGGATGGGAGAAACATGAGACATGTTCATGTAACGACGTTACTAACACAAGAAAACGCGGTCACAGCATTAGCTGTGGCTGAGACAGGAGAAGATTACGAAAGCGGTTATGGCTTTGCATTGTACGCTGGATCGTCTGACGGATTGGTGAATTTTTGGGAGAGGGAGAAGGAGGAGTTGTGTTACGGTGGTGTGTTACGTGGTCATAAGATGGCGGTTTTGTGTCTTGCTACTGCTGGAAATCTTGTTATGAGTGGTTCAGCGGATAAAACTATATGTGTTTGGAAGAGGGAGGAAGACGGCGCTGGCGTTCATTCGTGTTTATCCGTCTTGACCGGCCATAGTGGACCGGTCAAGTGTTTAGCTGTTGAGCTGGATTTTGATGCTGACGAGGATGGGACTGGGACTgaggctgaggctgaggctgagCAGTGGGTGGTTTATAGTGGTAGCTTGGATAAGTCTGTTAAGATATGGCGCGTGTCTAACCACGCGCCTGACGATGCATTGAGCTATTAA